Sequence from the Flavobacterium sp. J372 genome:
CAGTATACCCTCATAACCTGCATCAATACGCTCATTACAAGAATTGAACATTACCAGCATAATGATAAAAATAAAAAATGCACTTACGGCATAAACAATTTTTGATTTCATTGGTTAAAATAGTTTTTTAAAAGCGTATACAATCAATTTAAACACAACAAGTATGGCAGCGCAAAGCAGGAGTACCCCTAAAAGCACAGAAATATCTGAAGGTGCGCTGATAAGATGAAAAGCTTCGGTGAAAATAAAGAAGAAAATGGCTGCAGCAAGCAGCAATGCACCAATAGCGGTAAGTTTGTCATTCCTCATAGTCCCTTCGTTTTTGGCTAAAATATAAAAAGGAAATTATACACACAAACTGTCGTGCTGTATTTCTTACAGCAGAGTGATTTATAAGAATTTATGTATCTTGCGGGCTCAATGAACATGAAATATGAAGCTGATACTCATTCCTCTCCTGATATTATCTTTTGCATGCGCGAAAGAAAATCCTAAACCTGTAGCTAAGCCTGCTAAAACATATGCAACAGTAGATAAACATTCTGCACTGCGTAATGATATTATAACTTATGCAAAGCAGCATATGGGTGTGCCGTATTGTTATGCATCGGCAAATCCGGATAAGGGATTTGACTGCTCAGGTTTTGTAAACTATGTTTTTAAACATTTTGATATTGAGCTTCCGCGTAGTTCAGCAGGGTTTGAAACTATTGGGAAAACGGTAAGGCCGGAAGATTTTAAAGTAGGCGATGTTGTTGTTTTTACAGGATATCGCGATAAAAATACTGTAGGGCATGTAGGTATAATATGTGAAGCCAATGGTATGGATTCAAAATTTATTCATGCATCATCAGGCAAAGAAATGGCAGTGACCATAAGCAGCCTAAATTCAGACCAATACAAGCGGCGGTTTATTAAAGCGGTAGATGTGGTTACGGGAAATTCCAAATAAAAAAATTCCAAATCCCAAATCACAAGGACCAAACACAAAAAAATTCCAAAATGCAAATCTCAGTGAGACTTCATTTTGGAATTTGCGATTTAGATCTATTCACTTTTGTGATTTGGAAATTGCGATCTGGAATTTCCCTGATTAAGATTTATACAGCATTTGTGCAAGCCTTTGGTCGCGTGAGTATATATCATCAAAGAACGCAACGTTACCATTTTCATCTGCCCAGGCTGTAAAGTAAGCGATGTAAACCGGAATTTTCTGCTTAAGTGCATAACTATTTTCAGTTCCTTTGTTCATTGCCGCATCAACTTTGGCTGCATCCCATCCTCCGTCTTTTTAGTAATGGCTATGGCCAGGTCGCGCGCTTTCTGTACCCTTACACATCCGTGGCTGAAGGCCCTTTCTTCTCTACTGAACAAGCTTTTTGCAGGGGTATCATGCAGGTAGATATTGTTTGAGTTCGGGAACATAAACTTAACAAGGCCAAGTGAATTATTTCCGCCCGGGCGCTGGCGTACACGGTCACCTTCCCATTCCATATTATGTTTTTCCAAATAATTAGGATCTTTTTCTATTCCCGGCTTTATTTCATTTTCAAGGATGCTTGGCGGCACGTTCCAGTAAGGACTGAAAACCAGGTAACTCATTTTACCGCTAAAGACGACTGTTTTATTAAGCTCTTTACCTACCACAACTCGTGATGACAATACCTCTTTACCATCACGTATATACTGCAGCCAGAACGATGGTATGTTTACAGCAATAAATTCCCGTGCAGTATTCATTTCAGGCGCAACCCAGCGGCAACGCTCCATATTTACTGAGAGTGTTTTTATCCTTTCGCTTACTGGTGTATTTAAGTCTTTTACAAGGGCAGGGGTGATGTTTTTTTCAGGTTCCAGGTTATGGCGCTTGGCATATGATGCCAAACCTGATGCAAGGTCATTATCAAATATTGCTTTGCCTGAATCGCTGCTTAAGTAGCCTTCCATAAACAGCCTTTTACGCACCTGTGCCACAGCGGGCGATGAGTCACCCGGTTCTATGGCCTTAACGCCCTCGCCGAGGTTTATTGTTCC
This genomic interval carries:
- a CDS encoding C40 family peptidase, which gives rise to MKLILIPLLILSFACAKENPKPVAKPAKTYATVDKHSALRNDIITYAKQHMGVPYCYASANPDKGFDCSGFVNYVFKHFDIELPRSSAGFETIGKTVRPEDFKVGDVVVFTGYRDKNTVGHVGIICEANGMDSKFIHASSGKEMAVTISSLNSDQYKRRFIKAVDVVTGNSK
- a CDS encoding murein L,D-transpeptidase yields the protein MRKINLAMLALAGMLAFTACKKDKGDISNAEVHTEENTIPLDSTKIDAFFAQHKDFKEFQPEVKELYKKHDYHYIWHDKHGLIEFAEVLYDRANALSAEGLPAKLPYAGQLAEIFHGKGSSKPELKDELLVSSMYFYWVHKVYKGLDIKDSKETGWYLPRERVSYVSYLDTLMRDPEKIKGDTSEMFAQYYNLRKALQKYRAIEKKGGWGTINLGEGVKAIEPGDSSPAVAQVRKRLFMEGYLSSDSGKAIFDNDLASGLASYAKRHNLEPEKNITPALVKDLNTPVSERIKTLSVNMERCRWVAPEMNTAREFIAVNIPSFWLQYIRDGKEVLSSRVVVGKELNKTVVFSGKMSYLVFSPYWNVPPSILENEIKPGIEKDPNYLEKHNMEWEGDRVRQRPGGNNSLGLVKFMFPNSNNIYLHDTPAKSLFSREERAFSHGCVRVQKARDLAIAITKKTEDGMQPKLMRQ